One segment of Chloroflexota bacterium DNA contains the following:
- the rsmH gene encoding 16S rRNA (cytosine(1402)-N(4))-methyltransferase RsmH, with the protein MDALAVQPGGRYIDGTLGAGGHSGVILERSAPSGRLLAMDRDPGALELARARLAAYAERVVLVHASFGDLAAVARQSGFEPVDGILLDLGFSSMQVGDATRGFALQSDGPLDMRFDPSQALTAGEIVNHWSERELADLIYQFGEEPDSRRIARAIVARRPLYSTGELAAVVARAVRHRGKNHPATRTFQALRIAVNDELAIITAALPQAVGLLRDGGRLAVIAFHSLEDRIVKQFLRAQQAAGTLTVRGRKPVTASDEEVRANARSRSAKLRAAVKVDGPFSPPPESRFAERSFL; encoded by the coding sequence ATGGATGCGCTGGCTGTCCAGCCGGGCGGCCGCTACATCGACGGCACGCTCGGCGCCGGCGGGCACTCCGGCGTCATACTCGAGCGCTCGGCGCCGTCGGGCCGGCTCCTGGCAATGGACCGGGACCCCGGGGCGCTGGAACTAGCCCGCGCACGCCTGGCGGCATACGCCGAGCGTGTCGTGCTGGTGCATGCCAGTTTTGGCGACCTGGCGGCCGTCGCCCGCCAGTCCGGCTTTGAGCCTGTGGACGGGATCCTGCTCGATCTGGGATTCTCGTCCATGCAGGTGGGCGATGCCACGCGCGGTTTCGCCCTGCAGTCCGATGGTCCGCTCGACATGCGGTTTGACCCGTCGCAGGCGCTCACCGCCGGCGAAATCGTCAACCACTGGTCGGAACGCGAACTGGCCGACCTGATTTACCAGTTCGGAGAGGAACCTGATTCACGCCGCATCGCTCGCGCGATCGTCGCCCGGCGTCCGCTGTACAGCACGGGCGAACTAGCCGCGGTCGTCGCTCGCGCCGTCCGCCACAGGGGAAAGAACCACCCGGCCACCCGCACCTTTCAGGCCCTGCGCATCGCCGTCAACGACGAGTTGGCGATCATTACAGCGGCCCTGCCGCAAGCCGTCGGCCTGTTGCGCGACGGCGGGCGGTTGGCGGTCATCGCCTTCCACTCGCTGGAAGACCGGATCGTCAAGCAGTTCTTGCGGGCGCAACAGGCGGCGGGGACCCTCACGGTCCGCGGCCGCAAGCCGGTAACGGCCTCGGACGAGGAAGTTCGAGCCAACGCGCGCAGCCGCAGCGCCAAACTGCGCGCGGCCGTCAAAGTCGACGGCCCTTTCTCTCCCCCTCCCGAATCCCGGTTTGCGGAGAGGAGCTTTCTATGA